The Maribacter aquivivus DNA window TGAAAACTTCCATTGACGCAGGTAAAGTAGTGGCACTTGATCATATAGATAAATTTATTGATGGTGCAGCGGTCAAAAAAGTAGGTAGTTTGACCTACGACATCTGTAATTATTATTTAGATAATATGATTACGGTTGATGAGGGCAAAGCGTGCCAAACTATTTTAGATCTCTACAATAGAGATGCTATTGTGGTAGAACCTGCTGGTGCTTTATCTATTGCGGCTTTAGATGATTATAAAGAAGAAATTGCCGGCAAAAATGTAGTATGTATTATTGGTGGTAGTAATAATGACATTACTAGAACTGCCGAAATTAAAGAGCGTGCACTGCTTTATGGTAAACTTAAGCATTACTTTATTATTCGTTTTCCGCAGCGACCTGGTGCTCTAAAAGAGTTTGTAGTAGATATTTTAGGTCCAACGGACGATATTACCCATTTTGAGTATTCAAAGAAATCTAGTAGGGAAAATGCGCCGGCTGTGGTAGGTATAGAATTAAAGAATCCAGAGGACTTGAAACCCTTGATAGAGCGTATGAAATCTAACAATTTCTATGGAGAATATATAAATGATAAACCAGACTTGTTTGAGTATTTGGTTTAAACTACTTTTAATACATCAGATTCAATTTCTAGTCTTTTTTAAGATTAAGTCCTTATAAAATTATCAATCATAGTACAAATAAAAATAAGAAATGAGCGATATTAAAATTCCTGAAGAATTTAAAATAACATCAACAATAGACCAAAAACATTATTTGGTCAACGGAGAATTAAAAGAATGGAAAGGAGATACTACAGAGGTGTATTCTACAATTTCATCAACAAAAGAATACAAGCCTACATTGTTAGGTAGTATACCAGATTTACAAGAAGCAGCCGCTTTAGATGCATTAAATGGTGCTTTAAAGGCATATGATAAAGGAAAAGGGGTTTGGCCAACCATGCACGTTAAGGACCGTATTGAGTGTATGGAGGTTTTCGTTAAAAAGATGAAAACTAAGCGTGACGAGGTTGTAAAATTATTGATGTGGGAAATAGGTAAATCATTACCAGATTCACAAAAAGAATTTGACCGTACGGTTGAGTATATTGAAGATACTATTGAAGATTATAAACAATTGGATCGTGATGCAGCTAAATTTACAAAGAACGATGGTGTTTATGCGCATATTAAAAGAGGACCATTAGGTGTTGTTTTATGTTTAGGCCCTTATAACTATCCGTTGAATGAAACTTTTGCATTGTTGATTCCTGCAATTATCATGGGTAACACAACCATATTTAAACCTGCAAAACATGGTGTTTTATTAATTACTCCGCTTTTAGAAGCTTTTCAGTCAAGTTTTCCTAAAGGGGTAGTAAATGTACTTTTTGGTCGTGGTAGAACTGTTGCCGCACCAATTATGCAAACAGGTAAAGTAGATGTACTTGCTTTAATTGGTAACAGCAAATCTGCAAATGCCTTACAAGAGCAACACCCTAAAAGTAATAGATTACGTTTGGTATTAGGTTTAGAAGCCAAAAACCCTGCAATTATTTTACCAGATGCTGATTTAGATTTAACTATAAATGAATGTTTGGCTGGTACCTTGTCTTTTAATGGCCAACGTTGTACAGCATTGAAAGTGGTTTATGTTCATGAAGAAATTAGGTCCAAATTCAATGAAAGCTTCGCTAAGAAAGTCGATGAATTAAAATTTGGGAATCCGTGGGAAGATGGGGTGAAATTAACTCCATTACCTGAACCTGCTAAGCCAGATTATATTCAAGAATTAATTGATGATGCGGTTTCAAAAGGAGCTAAAATATTGAATAAAAAAGGAGGAAAGCGTTACGATAACTATATATGGCCAGCTGTTCTTTACCCTGTTACTAAAGACATGCGTGTGTACCAAGAAGAACAATTTGGACCCATTATACCCATCGTACCTTTCACGGATATCGAAGAGCCATTAGATGATATGGCAGAAAGCAATTATGGTCAACAAGTAAGTTTGTTCGGTAAAGATGTATATGCACTTTCTCCGTTAATAGATACTTTGGTGAATTTGGTATGTCGTGTGAATTTAAATAGTTCATGCCAAAGGGGTCCAGATGTCTATCCGTTTACTGGTAGAAAAGATTCTGCACAAGCAACTTTAAGTGTTCATGATGCGTTACGTTCATTCTCTATTAGAACTTTTGTAGCGTTCAAAGACAATGAATTGAATACTGAAATCATTGAGAATTTATTAGAAGCCAAACTTTCTAATTTTGTGAGTACAGATTATATATTATAAAGGTCCATAGTTAAGACTATAAAAAACCTCTCCTATTAATTAGGGGAGGTTTCTTTTTTACAATTGATACTGATTTCATTAGCTCTTTCTAAACCTGAGTATGGATAGTAAGGTATTGTTTGTTCTTCTGCTTTAAACAATACAATTGCATGCTCAATATCTTCGCAATACGGTGCTGTAGATTTTCCAAAGAATTTTGCTGTTCCCATATCCCATTCGGTTTTACTAAGTAGTACTCTTGGGTTGTTAGGTGCTATAGCTTGTGCTTTTTGATAGATGGCTATATTCTCACCAGACAATGTCATACCGTATTTTGCACCGTCAAAAGCCATGTATGCAGTGTTTAGTAGGGCATAGGCAATCATTATTTCTGGGTTGTTTTCAGATACTGAGGAAGAGGTGTCTAAAAAGCCTTTTGCTCTAGTTAGCTTTGATGTCAATAAAGCTTCGTCTTTTAAACCAAAACTACTTACAATTTCTATTAGTCCGGCATAATAAGACGGTAACCAATTATCGGTTTCTGCAGATGCTATTCTTTCAAACAGTTGTACGGCTTCTATATTCTTTTGTTGCTCCCATAATGCAAATGCTTCATTCATCCCTTTTTCATAAGATGTTTGGGCACTTAAGCTATATGTGAAAATTAGTGTGGCAATTAATAGTACTGATTTCATGATGTATAGTTTTTTAATGTTATTTATTGTTGTTCAAATATCTTTCTATTGTTATTTTTTCAATAAAATAGATGACTGAGTTGTTGGTTCTTTGTAGTGAATTGTAATTTCTAAAGGTTATCAAGTTGATTGTCATCTTTGTTGTCGCTTATCGTCCAAAAGAAACCAATGAAAAAGAAGCGGTCTGCTGCAGGCGTAATTGTTCTTCTATCGAACACTCCATCTGTATTGGTTTGGTTTGCGTATTGATATCCGTTCACATTTTTGGTTCCTAATACGTTACTTACAGATAGATATAATATTTTCTGCGGACTTATTAAATAAGCATAGTTGGCATTTAATGAATTGAAACTTTTTGCTTGTTCCGTTAAGAATCCTCCTTTGTTTGGGTCGGTATAGTTGCGCCCAGATGCATAATTATAACTTAAACCTACTTGACTTTTCCAATCTTCAATCCATCGCTTTACAACTAAAGATGCATTGTGTTTTGATGCAAAATCCGGAGTCGCAGATGTTGGATAATTTTGATAGTCCCTTTCAGTATCCAAGTAAGAGTAAGACATCCAATACTCCGTATTTTTTATTGATTTATTATCTCTCCAGAATATATCCAATCCTTTAGCAAATCCACTTCCATTACTAGAGTAGGTAGATGTTGGCAGCGCAAACGGAGTATCATACTTTACTAAGTCTCCATAATTTTTGTAATATGCTTCGGCCCTGAATATCTGTTTGTTTTTTACATATTGATAGTTCATAATATAATGGGTTGTGTTTTCGGCTGTAAAATCAGAATTATACTTTAAGTAATCGTTCTTCGGATTTTGAAAAAACTCCCCGTATGCCAATGAGAATTGGGAGTTTGCACCAGCCTTGTAGGCTAATGAAAGTCTTGGTGATAGATTAAATTCCTGTAGTAGCTCAGAATATTCACCTCTTATACCAATCTTGGTAGCTAGTTTTTTAGAGAAGAAAATATCAGTCTCAACAAAACTGCTGAAGAGATTATTGTCAAACTCATAGTCGTTTTCAAAGCTAGTATCTTGATAGTTTTCTGTAAAGTTTGTTACGAAATATTCTGCTCCAAAGTTGAGTTTGTAGCGACTAGAAAAGAATTTTTTAAATGCAATTTTTAGATGTGCCGAGTTTTCAATATCTGTAATGTCAGCATCGCTATACTTTATTTCAGAACGGTCATTGGCAAAACTAACACCTGTAGCTATGCTCCAGTCTTTTTCTAAGAAATCTTGGTAAGATGAGTTGATGTAAAGATTTCTATTCTTTAACCCGAAACGTATACCATCTGCCACATTGATATCTTCTTGTGTTAAATCGAAATTTACGGAACTATATGCACCATAGACTTTTAGTAAACCGTCGTTATTGAATTTATACCTATAGACGGCTTCACCACCTACAGATTCTATAGGCTTATGCCATTCATTATTATCAGGATACAGTTTTTGATATGGTGCTAAATTAATGTAAGATGTATTTAAACTAAGCGAGCTTTTTTTCCATTTTTGAGTATTACCTAACCCAAGCCCAACGGTCATTATAGAAATTTCAGTTTTCTCTTCTTGTGGTTCACTTATACTATTTAAAAGTAGAACACTTGATAATGCTTGCCCGTATTCAGCTGAGTAACCTCCGGTTGAAAAAGTTATCCCTTTAAATAAGAAAGGAGACAATCTACCTCTTGACGGAATATTGTTGGCAGAAGGGGAGTAGGGTGTAAATACACGCATGCCATCTACGAAAATTTGTGTTTCTTCTGCATCACCACCTCTAACGAATAATCTGCCATCTTCAGCAACGTTAGAAGTGCCTGGTAAGGTTTGCAGTGCGCCTACAAAATCACCAAGAGCACCTGCTGTTGTTACAATGTCCAAAGGTTTAAGAGCGGTAACTTTTGCATTGTCACCTGCATTGAAAGTTCCTGCGTTTACGGTTACGGCATCCAAGGTATTTACATCATCTTTTAATTTGATGGTGACATTCTTGAAATTGGTAATATCGGATGATTTTGAATACGTTTCAAAGGAAATAGAAGACACTATTAATGTCTGTTGACCTTGTTCTTTGGTTTCAAATGAGAATAGTCCATCCTCACTGGTTGCCGTACCGTCATAAGTGCCTTCTAAATATACACTTGCACCCATAATTGGTAAACCTTTAGAGTCGGTTACTTTACCAGATACTGTTGATTGCGAGAATAAATTAATAGAGAAAAATGTAATTAATAAGAATAATAGCGTCTTCATTGTTGATTTTATTTTTGATTGATATCACAAATATGAATCGTAAATGAAAGTTTAAATAAATTGGTTTTCCCAATTGTTGAATTGTTATCCTGAATTGCGAAAATTAGCGATTAGGAGATATTTTAGAAGGTTAATTATTAACATAAATATGGTAATTAATGCGTGTTTTAACCGGTATTATGGTTTTAACTTTGCCTTTTTAAAATTGATTGAGAACCTATAGTGTATATGTTGAACTTAAAATTTATAAGTTATGGATACTATAAAATCAAATAAGAAAGCACTATTTGCCTTGGCAATTGGTGGTTTTGGAATAGGACTTACCGAGTTTGTTATCATGGGAATTTTGACCGAAGTTTCTGGGTCATTGGGTATAACCATTCCTCAGGCAGGTCACTTTATTGCAGCATATGCGTTGGGTGTAGTAGTGGGGGCTCCATTACTAACAGGATTAGGCTCTAAGCTTACACCTAAAAAAATGTTATTCCTTTTAATGATATGGTTTACGGTATTTAATACTTTATCTGGACTAGCAACGGGCTATACGAGCTTGTTGTTCATGAGATTTTTATCTGGGATACCTCACGGTGCCTTTTTTGGTATTGGTGCTGTTGTTGCTACAAAATTGGCTAAAAAAGGAAAAGGGGCTCAAGCGATTTCAATAATGTTTTCAGGTCTAACGGTAGCCAATGTTATTGGAGTACCTATTGGCACCTATTTAGGTCAACAGTTTAGCTGGAGTGTTTCTTTTTACTTGGTAGGTTTTGTGGGTTTATTAGCTTTAGGAAGCATTTACCTTTGGATGCCAAAAATTGAAGTTGATGAGACCGAAGAGAAAGTAAGTGTTTCTCAAGGATTGAAAAATACAGAGCTTTGGGCTTTAATTGCTTTGACCACAATCGGTACTGGTGGATTTTTTGCGTGGTACAGTTATGTAGCTCCGTTAATTACAGATGTTGCCGGGTTGCCAAACCATTTTGTTGGCTATGCTATGATGTTGGCTGGTTTAGGTATGGTAGTAGGTAACTTTTTAGGTGCGAAGATGGCAGAATTGTTTTCTCCTTTGAAAGCGGTAATCATTAGTTTATCTGTTATGTGCGGTATTCTATTACTTAATATGGTGATAGCATCCAATCCGTATTTATTAATGTTATTGACCTTTGTGATAGGAGCTATATCCTTTACCGTTGCAACCCCCATTCAAATGGCCATAATCAATACATCTAAAGGTTCCGAAATGTTGGGTTCTTCTATGAATCAAAGTGCCTTTAATATGGGTAATGCTTCTGGCGCTTATTTGGCCGGATTGCCAATTGCATTTGGCTACGGTATTATTTACTCTAGTTTAATAGGAGCAATGCTTGCTTTTTCTGGTGTTGCCATAGCAGTATCTATTTTAATTGTTAGAAAGAGAAAAGAAATAAAATATAGAAAAATGGCGATGAGCTGTTAGTCTGTAATTTTTCAATAAATCAGAAAGGAACTTATATTATAAGTTCCTTTTTTTTATGCTCAATAAAAAATGTTTACTGATAGTTTTTATTTTTTCTTATTTCTTTAGAATCAAGTGGTTTCGATGTTAAAATTTATAATTTATGCAGTTCATCGGTAATTTTATCCATTTTGTCACGTTGTAATAGAACCAAAACTTACAATGCTGTGTTACGTACCAAACTATTTCTTGGAGCCATAATAATGGTTCTACTACTATTTGTTCTTACGGCTTCTTCATTTAAGCCAGAACATTCTAAAGCAATCATTGCAAATCCTAATCCTGTTAAAACTCTTGCAGAGAAAAGGCAGATTAAACTCTATAACATTCGTCAAAAAGCATTGAACGATGCCTTGACCGATTATTTTAATAAAGCTATAGCCTCTGGTGATATTGTTGGAGCTGGAGTAAGTATTGTTAGTGGAGATTCTGTTATTCTTTCTGATGGATATGGTAAAAGAAGTTTCAATGGTAAAGAAACTGTTGACGCTGAAACCTTATTTAGATTAGGTTCTATCTCAAAAGGATTCACGGGAATATTAGCTGCCAACTTAGAGAGCGAAGGTAAATTACACTTTAATGATAAAGTGGCTGATTATTTACCAAACTTTCATTTTGGAAATCAACAGAATACACAAAAAATAGAAGTTGCCCATTTACTTTCTCATACTACAGGTACTCCGTATCACAGTTATACGGATTTAGTAGAGGCTGGTTACACCATGTCATCTATTAGTGGAAAATTCGATAAAATAAATCCAATTGCAGAACCTGGTTCTCAATATAGTTATCAAAACGCTATGTTTTCTGTAGCACAAGAAGTGATGCTAAAAGCCACAGGAAAGGATATTCAGACCTTATTGACAGATAAATTCTTTGCTCCGTTAGGTATGAATTCCGTTTCAATGGATCATAAAACATTGATGAACAATGAGAATATAGCTTTGCCTCATATTAGAAGAGGGCATAGTTTTAGAACTGTTTTGCCTAGAGATAATTATTATAATGCAATTGCGGCTGGTGGTATTAATGCTAATTCTATAGATATGGCAAAGTGGATGCGTTTCTTATTAGGGCATAATCCTGATGTGATGTCTAAAGATGCCATGGCGCAAGTATTCAAACCTTTTGTAGAATTAAAGGGACATCTCAAATATTATCAAAAATGGCCGGGACATGTGAAATCTGGTTACGGATTCGGTTGGAGGATACACACCATAAAAGAGAATGAAAAGGCAGCGGAAGAAACAATCTGGCATCATGGTGGTAGTGTAAACAACTACAGAAATGAGATAGCACTTTTTCCAGATTCTGATTTAGGTATTTGCGTATTGATCAACGGACCGTCAAAATTGGTTAAAACCGTAATTCCAGATTTACGTGCAATCGTTAAAAGTATTTATGAACAAGAAATTGCAATAGCTACAAGCATTTAAGTGAACTGTAACTATCAGATATAAAAAATCCCTTTAATCATCGATTAAAGGGATTTTCTTTTTTAAGTATATTTCTTAAATGTTGCTGGCTAACCAATCACCAACTTCACTTGTTTTATAACTTTTACCTCCATCGGCAAGATCTTCGGTAACGTAACCTTCAGCTAAAGATTTGTTTACAACACGTCTAATTTCTTCAGCTTCTTCTGTCATATTCATGTCTTCAAAAAGCATAGCTGCAGAAAGTACGGTAGCTAATGGGTTTGCGATGTCTTTACCTGCTGCTTGTGGGTAAGAACCGTGTATTGGCTCATATAAAGAAACTTTACTACCTACTGAAGAAGAAGGCATTAGTCCCATAGAACCTGCAATTACAGAAGCCTCGTCGGTTAAAATATCTCCGAACAAGTTAGCTGTAATAATTACATCATATCCTTTAGGCCATTGAATTAGACGCATTGCAACGGCATCTATAAACTCATATGAAACCTCTACTTCTGGATAATCTTTTTCCATTGCTTGTACGGTCTCTCTCCAAAGTCTAGATGATTCTAAAACGTTGGCTTTATCAACACAACATAATTTTTTAGAACGCTTCATAGCGAAATCAAAACCTTTTTTAGCTAATCTTTCGATTTCAAAACGTTGGTAGGTCATAGTGTCAAAAGCAGTGTTGCCATCATCTTTTCTTCCACGCTCACCAAAATAGATACCACCAGTTAATTCTCTTAAGATAATTAAATCGGTACCTTCAATACGTTCTCTTTTTAAAGGAGATTTATCGATAAGTGAAGGGAATGTAAATGTTGGTCTTACGTTGGCAAACAAACCTAATTTTTGTCTCATTTTCAATAATCCCTGCTCTGGACGAACTTTTGCAGATGGATCATTATCAAAACGCGGATGACCTATAGCACCGAAAAGAACTGCATCGGCATTTGCACAAATTTCATGTGTTTCATCTGGGTAAGGCTCACCAACAGCATCAATTGCAGCGGCACCAGTTAAAGCTGGTTTCCAAGTAATATGATGTTCGTACTTTTTAGCAATTGCATCACATACTTTTACTGCTTGATCAATTACTTCTGGACCGATACCATCACCGGCTAATAAGGCAATATTTAATTTCATGGGTTAATCGCTTTACGCTCTGCGCTATTCGCAACACGCAATACGTTAATTGTATTACGTTTAAGCTGTTTATATTTTATTTATTAAATTATTTAAACTTCTTCTTACTTTGTTGACTTTATCATGAATTATTAAAAACTCTTCTTTTTGAATATACTTTAGATCTTTTGCTAAAATCGTAAAATATTCTAATTCACTTGCTGATCCTTGAGAAATGATTAAAAAACGTTTAAATTCTGCGTCAGATTCCCTTCCGCATCCTTCAGCTATATTCGCTGATATAGATGATGAAGCTCTTCTCATTTGACTCGTTAAACCAAAATTTTCATTATTTGGAAAGCTTCTAGTCAATTTATAAATCTCTAATGTAACTTCATGTCCTAATTCCCAAACATTATATTTTTTATAATCTCTCATTTATTGCGTTTTGAGCAAAGCGTCGAGCGCAATGCACTTAGCGTTAAGCGTTCCGCGTCTAAATAATATTCAACATTTTCTCAGTCGCTTTAATGGCACTTACCGTTTGGTCAGAATCTAGACCTCTTGATGTAAATTCTTTTCCTTCCAGTTCCCAAGTAATGACTGTTTCGCATAATGCATCAGATGTACTACCTGGTGGTATTCTTACTGCGTAATCGGTCAATTTTGGTAATGGAATATTCTTTGCCATGTACACTTTTTTAAGAGCGTTCATAAAAGCATCATACTGCCCGTCTCCTTGCGAATGTGCCTCAATAACTTTTCCATCTATTTCTACAGATAGGGTAGTGGAAGGCATTAATCCCATTGCATGAGTAAGTACGTACGATTTTATAAATACTTTTTGCTTATAATCTGCAGTATCTAAAACATCAGAAATAATAAAAGGAAGGTCATCTTTTGTAACGCGTTCTTTTTTATCTCCTAGTTCAATAATACGTGCAGTAACTTTTTTTAGCTCTTCATTGTTTAATGTTAAGCCCAGCTCTTGCAAGTTTTTTTGAATATTTGCTTTACCTGACATTTTACCCAATGCATACTTACGTTTTCTTCCAAAACGTTCAGGCATTAGGTCACTGAAGTATAAGTTGTTTTTACTGTCTCCATCGGCATGTATACCGGCAGTTTGTGTAAATACATTATCACCAACAATTGGTTTGTTTGCTGGTATGGTAAAACCTGTAAAGGCAGATACCAACTTACTTACTTTATATAAAGAGGTTTCGTTTACATTAATCTCTACTTCTGGTAGAAAATCGTTGATAACAGCTACGGCACTTGCCATTGGTGCGTTACCAGCTCTTTCGCCCATTCCGTTTACGGTAAGGTGTAAACCATGGCAGCCAGCTTTTACAGCTTCCATAATATTGGCTACGCCTAGGTCGTAATCATTATGTCCGTGAAAATCGAAATGTAAATTTGGATATTTTTGTACTATTTCAGACAAATACGCATATGTTTCGGTGTGCGTTAAAATGCCTAATGTATCTGGTAATAATATTCTTTTTACATTCTGAGTGGATAGAAAATCTAGAAAGTCAAAAACATATTCTTTTGAATTTCGCATTCCATTACTCCAATCCTCTAAATAAATATTATTGATAATACCTTTTTCAGTGGCTTGTTTAAAAATCTCGGAAATTTCAGAAAAATGTTGCTCGGGAGTTTTCTTTAACTGATACTTTAAATGGTTCATTGAACCTTTGGTCAGCAAATTTTGAGAAATGGCTCCAGATTTTTGCATCCAATCTAATGAAATACCACCATCTACAAAAGTTAGTACTTCTACACGTTCTAAATAACCCTTTTCACCAGCCCATTCGGTAATCTTCTGAACAGCTTCTAGCTCTCCATCAGAAACGCGAGCAGATGCAATTTCAATTCGGTCTACTTTCAGTTCTTCTAAAAGTAATTTTGCCAAGGTCAGTTTTTCCGATGCAGAAAAGGATACGCCCGAAGTTTGTTCACCATCCCTTAGGGTGGTATCCATTATTTCTAACTTTCTTTTTTTCATGTGTTCTAAATGCCATTTTTCAAATCGAAAAATGGCATTGGGTTAGTTAACGTAAATGCTTTGTACTGTCCTGATATTATAAAGGAGTATTCTCTGCGAACGTCTCAATATCTTTTTTGATGTTCAATAAATAATCGATATCATCAAATCCGTTAAGCATGTTGTTCTTCTTATAGTCATTAATATCAAAAGACTCACTTTCGCCTGTTGATAGTAAAGTAATTTTTTGTTCAGGTAGACTAATTTCTAATTCTGTAGAAGGGTCAGCTTCGGTAGCATCAAAAATTTTCTGTAAAAACTCTGCACTTACTTGTACTGGTAATACACCAATGTTAAGACAGTTACCTCTAAAGATGTCTGCAAAGAAACTTGAAACTACACATCTAAATCCGTAATCATAAACTGCCCAGGCAGCATGTTCACGAGATGATCCCGAACCAAAATTCTTACCACCTACTAAAATTTTTCCGCTGAATTTATCTTGGTTCAAAACAAAATCTTCTTTTAAAGTATTGTCTTGGTTGTAACGCCAATCCCTGAAAAGATTGTCACCAAAACCAACACGCTCAGTTGCCTTTAAAAATCGTGCAGGTATAATTTGATCTGTATCTACGTTTTCTATAGGTAAAGGAACCGCAGTTGAAGTTAATATGTCGAATTTATCGTATGCCATTTTTTATAGCTTTTTGCTTATGGATGTTAACCATTAGCTTGTATTATTATAATTGTTGTTTTGCTAAAAGTCAAAGGCTAATAGCGAAAGGTAAACTTGTTACACAAGTTCTACCATTAATTCTCTTGGATCGGTTACTTTACCAGTTACAGCAGCTGCAGCAGCAACTAACGGACTAGCTAATAACGTTCTTGAACCAGGACCTTGTCTTCCTTCAAAATTTCTGTTTGATGTACTTACGGCTAATTTACCGGCAGGAACTTTATCATCATTCATTGCTAAACAAGCAGAACAACCAGGCTCACGAAGTTCAAAACCAGATTCGGTTAAAATATCAAGTATACCTTCTTCTTTTATTGCCGCTTCAACTTTATGTGATCCAGGAACCAACCATGCAGTAACATTAGCAGCTTTCTTTCTGCCTTTTACGATAGAGGCAAAGGCTCTAAAATCTTCTATACGACCATTCGTGCAGCTACCAAGAAAAACAAAATCAATTGGCTTGCCCATCATACTATCACCTTCATTGAAATCCATATACTTCAATGATTTTTGATAGGTAGTAGCCCCACCTTGAACGTCATTTGCCATTGGAATATCATTTGAAATTCCCATACCCATACCTGGGTTAGTACCATATGTAATCATTGGTTCAATAAGTGAACCATCAAAAGTTAATTCTTTATCGAAAATGGCATCTTCATCAGTGTATAAAGTTTCCCAATATGCCATTGCTTTGTCCCAATCTGCACCTTTAGGCGTGAACTCACGATCTTTTACATATTCAAATGTTTTCTCGTCAGGAGCTATCATACCACCACGGGCACCCATTTCTATACTTAGATTACAAACGGTCATACGACCTTCCATACTCATGTCTCTGAAAATCTCACCGGCATATTCTACAAAATATCCAGTTGCACCAGAAGTAGTTAATTGAGAAATGATAAATAAAGCAACATCTTTAGGTGTAACCCCTCTGCTCATTTTACCATTGATATTAATACGCATTCTCTTAGGCTTAGGCTGCATAATACATTGTGTAGCCAAAACCATTTCAACTTCAGAAGTACCAATACCAAAAGCAATTGCTCCAAAAGCACCGTGTGTAGAAGTATGTGAATCTCCACATACAATAGTAGCACCTGGTTGGGTAATACCATATTCAGGACCTACAACGTGTACAATACCGTTTTTTGCATGACCTAATCCCCAATAAGAAATACCATATTCATTAGCATTCTCTTCTAACATTCTCAATTGGTTTGCAGAAAGTGGGTCAGCAACTGGTAGATGTTGGTTTATAGTTGGTGTATTATGGTCAGCTGTTGCAAATGTTTTCTCTGGGTGCATTACAGGAATATTTCTATTCTTAATACCTAGAAAAGCAACAGGACTTGTTACTTCGTGTACCATGTGTCTGTCAATAAACAGTACATCTGGACCATCTTGTATTTTATGTACTACGTGGGAATCCCACACTTTGTCAAATAATGTTTTAGTTGCGCTCATATTCTTTCTAATGTAAGTACAACAAATCTATTAAAAACAAGGGTCTCGTGGAAATTAACACACTTACAAATTACGATGTTCAACGGTAAAGTTGTGATATTTTGACGGACTCATAATACCGTTTAGAATGTTAAGTTATCTTTTTATCTAAAGTTTTTTTGATGTGTTTCATAAATCTTTTTTTAGTGCTAAATTTCTGACATGAAAAAACTGACCGTACTAGCATTAGCTATTTTGTTTATTTCTTGTGATAAGGATAGCGCTGAAGATTTTGAAAATAATTCTTCTAGTTCTGATTCAGGTTATAGAATTATTGGAAGATATTATGATTTAAATATAAACGGAGGAACAGAAAGCCAAGAATTATATGAATATGAGAATTATGATAATGACTATGACCCAGATAGCTACTCTAATTTAATTTCTGAAACTGGCATAGATATTTTAGAC harbors:
- the leuB gene encoding 3-isopropylmalate dehydrogenase → MKLNIALLAGDGIGPEVIDQAVKVCDAIAKKYEHHITWKPALTGAAAIDAVGEPYPDETHEICANADAVLFGAIGHPRFDNDPSAKVRPEQGLLKMRQKLGLFANVRPTFTFPSLIDKSPLKRERIEGTDLIILRELTGGIYFGERGRKDDGNTAFDTMTYQRFEIERLAKKGFDFAMKRSKKLCCVDKANVLESSRLWRETVQAMEKDYPEVEVSYEFIDAVAMRLIQWPKGYDVIITANLFGDILTDEASVIAGSMGLMPSSSVGSKVSLYEPIHGSYPQAAGKDIANPLATVLSAAMLFEDMNMTEEAEEIRRVVNKSLAEGYVTEDLADGGKSYKTSEVGDWLASNI
- a CDS encoding four helix bundle protein, whose translation is MRDYKKYNVWELGHEVTLEIYKLTRSFPNNENFGLTSQMRRASSSISANIAEGCGRESDAEFKRFLIISQGSASELEYFTILAKDLKYIQKEEFLIIHDKVNKVRRSLNNLINKI
- a CDS encoding alpha-isopropylmalate synthase regulatory domain-containing protein, translating into MKKRKLEIMDTTLRDGEQTSGVSFSASEKLTLAKLLLEELKVDRIEIASARVSDGELEAVQKITEWAGEKGYLERVEVLTFVDGGISLDWMQKSGAISQNLLTKGSMNHLKYQLKKTPEQHFSEISEIFKQATEKGIINNIYLEDWSNGMRNSKEYVFDFLDFLSTQNVKRILLPDTLGILTHTETYAYLSEIVQKYPNLHFDFHGHNDYDLGVANIMEAVKAGCHGLHLTVNGMGERAGNAPMASAVAVINDFLPEVEINVNETSLYKVSKLVSAFTGFTIPANKPIVGDNVFTQTAGIHADGDSKNNLYFSDLMPERFGRKRKYALGKMSGKANIQKNLQELGLTLNNEELKKVTARIIELGDKKERVTKDDLPFIISDVLDTADYKQKVFIKSYVLTHAMGLMPSTTLSVEIDGKVIEAHSQGDGQYDAFMNALKKVYMAKNIPLPKLTDYAVRIPPGSTSDALCETVITWELEGKEFTSRGLDSDQTVSAIKATEKMLNII
- the leuD gene encoding 3-isopropylmalate dehydratase small subunit — protein: MAYDKFDILTSTAVPLPIENVDTDQIIPARFLKATERVGFGDNLFRDWRYNQDNTLKEDFVLNQDKFSGKILVGGKNFGSGSSREHAAWAVYDYGFRCVVSSFFADIFRGNCLNIGVLPVQVSAEFLQKIFDATEADPSTELEISLPEQKITLLSTGESESFDINDYKKNNMLNGFDDIDYLLNIKKDIETFAENTPL
- the leuC gene encoding 3-isopropylmalate dehydratase large subunit — encoded protein: MSATKTLFDKVWDSHVVHKIQDGPDVLFIDRHMVHEVTSPVAFLGIKNRNIPVMHPEKTFATADHNTPTINQHLPVADPLSANQLRMLEENANEYGISYWGLGHAKNGIVHVVGPEYGITQPGATIVCGDSHTSTHGAFGAIAFGIGTSEVEMVLATQCIMQPKPKRMRININGKMSRGVTPKDVALFIISQLTTSGATGYFVEYAGEIFRDMSMEGRMTVCNLSIEMGARGGMIAPDEKTFEYVKDREFTPKGADWDKAMAYWETLYTDEDAIFDKELTFDGSLIEPMITYGTNPGMGMGISNDIPMANDVQGGATTYQKSLKYMDFNEGDSMMGKPIDFVFLGSCTNGRIEDFRAFASIVKGRKKAANVTAWLVPGSHKVEAAIKEEGILDILTESGFELREPGCSACLAMNDDKVPAGKLAVSTSNRNFEGRQGPGSRTLLASPLVAAAAAVTGKVTDPRELMVELV